In a genomic window of Clavelina lepadiformis chromosome 7, kaClaLepa1.1, whole genome shotgun sequence:
- the LOC143465803 gene encoding uncharacterized protein LOC143465803 isoform X3, which produces MNDSDAGMTAEDLKRRLYQSMRSTGLLRQLQGQLRQSMINELRSSGKRKPLLPGSGQPSDLIAATIKQPTPKMWTQQVMDNLVFHHLKQSRYHYALSLFKDEASVSFYKQELTNELLERLGLQSTDVDVTMETPESSASEDFPQCSSTPNRSKDHLPLLWSIMEKISMLAAGKFVDEKEKKFAAEVEKSPPKTLGEKLRAIDEELKLSSRPQPHNPASTISSYTVAVRKAEECAERRYRSSFEQWKDVELSKMRLEESKKMKDAIDARCKELEGDYQVKRNALLSRERSAVERMNNQRELMEKEMHDQRQSLLRELDQIRAREDILHQRERFINSMEETKLREVESMRDQIHPKPPTLRQEPKQSSVPQGCKKTEESDEVKRILLQMEEKIKESDQLRAEVARLKTELSQLKLKEDEESEKVVLRTQLKSLVREVEDLKRRGVEAEKASEVERWRTEIEDLRKARAEQDVHQRQLGEALKEMKKALDDSNKALVYLSQQSSERPRDQPRDFLPLPTKPAPPHRGAVEPIREYEAIQTSSILLHPGLSASNKDPPFLDTSVASAGVRMDVRQRLKDLEAETSNLDEQYQRYLHRNYRDTMQNQSKLRTSRMKETPIPQARSLQMKSPNKGIMRKIARTSSAEGSRSSDRDDGSLLMDRPSHEAEELLTQQTQYPDFQRQPEVSATTIHPNSTLMISHPDMEDKPGKRDGDENLQQDGIASPPSLKLAIGDVATDGKSSSEESSDSPKLDTARRTNPAQVLPPIRTRLPPVDEQQNLTETLSKKDEDVGSKLDDAGLHQKDGGTLNFEETLEHKIHSPGGSFASSSEQKDAPDEVKELVRDISSISDEISPSQSDLSNKELSVTNKPELKSEDSLSLKESLKKTSEELSYSSNFTESEKKAVEVEHKNFDDMTFSDDDISAALRWGKNHQPKLDSDDGDIPRVEDLSKEDEIEELISSVKEERDVFELSDEQLSLDSTGSRKTNPSKEGSDESSW; this is translated from the exons ATGAACGACTCCGATGCTGGAATGACTGCGGAGGATTTAAAAAGGCGACTTTATCAGTCAATGCGCTCGACTGGTCTCCTAAGACAACTGCAG GGTCAACTCAGGCAAAGCATGATCAATGAGCTTCGAAGCAGTGGGAAGAGGAAACCCCTTCTTCCTGGGTCTGGCCAACCGTCGGACCTTATTGCTGCGACCATAAAACAACCAACAC cAAAAATGTGGACACAACAAGTCATGGACAACCTTGTCTTCCATCATCTTAAGCAGAGCAGATATCATTATGCATTGTCGTTGTTCAAAGATGAAGCCTCAGTGTCGTTTTACAAG CAAGAACTCACAAATGAACTCCTGGAAAGACTTGGACTCCAATCTACTGATGTAGATGTTACGATGGAGACTCCTGAGAGTTCAGCATCAGAGGACTTTCCTCAGTGCTCTTCGACACCAAACAGATCAAAAGATCATCTTCCACTCCTCTGGAGCATCATGGAGAAGATCTCTATGTTGGCTGCTGGGAAGTTTGTTGatgagaaagaaaaaaaatttgcagctGAAGTTGAGAAATCTCCACCTAAAACTCTTG GAGAGAAACTGCGAGCAATTGATGAAGAATTGAAGCTTTCCTCCCGCCCCCAACCTCATAATCCTGCCTCCACGATAAGTTCCTACACAGTGGCGGTTCGCAAGGCTGAGGAATGTGCCGAAAGGAGATATAGGAGCTCGTTTGAGCAGTGGAAGGACGTGGAGCTTAGCAAGATGAGATTGGAAGAGTCGAAGAAGATGAAAGATGCG ATCGATGCGAGATGTAAAGAGCTTGAGGGAGATTATCAAGTCAAGCGGAACGCACTTCTCAGCCGAGAGCGCTCGGCCGTGGAGAGAATGAACAACCAGAGAGAA CTGATGGAGAAAGAAATGCACGACCAGAGACAATCGTTGCTACGGGAACTAGACCAGATTCGAGCACGTGAAGACATTCTGCATCAGCGTGAACGCTTCATTAACAGTATG GAAGAAACAAAGTTACGAGAAGTTGAATCGATGAGAGATCAAATCCACCCCAAACCACCAACCCTCAGACAGGAACCTAAACAAAGTTCTGTTCCTCAAGGTTGCAAGAAGACAGAAG AATCAGACGAGGTTAAGAGAATTCTTCTTCAGATGGAAGAGAAGATAAAGGAGTCGGATCAACTTCGAGCAGAAGTTGCGAGGTTAAAG ACTGAACTTTCTCAACTTAAGTTAAAAGAAGATGAAGAATCAGAGAAGGTGGTTCTacgaactcaactaaaaagccTTGTTAG GGAAGTAGAAGATTTGAAAAGACGAGGAGTGGAAGCTGAGAAAGCATCAGAAGTTGAGCGATGG CGGACTGAGATTGAAGATTTGAGAAAGGCCAGGGCAGAACAGGATGTTCATCAGCGCCAGCTAGGGGAAGCATTGAAAGAAATGAAGAAAGCTCTCGATGACAGCAACAAag CTTTAGTCTACTTGAGCCAACAATCATCGGAGCGACCTCGGGACCAACCGAGAGATTTCCTTCCATTGCCCACGAAACCTGCACCACCACACAGAGGAGCTGTCGAGCCAATACGTGAATATGAAGCGATCCAAACCAGCTCCATCCTGCTGCATCCAGGATTATCCGCATCGAATAAAGATCCTCCATTCTTGGACACGTCCGTGGCATCGGCTGGAGTCAGAATGGACGTCAGGCAAAG ACTGAAAGATCTTGAAGCAGAAACAAGCAATTTGGACGAACAATATCAACGATACTTGCACAGGAATTACCGTGACACTATGCAAAACCAGAGTAAATTACGAA CTTCAAGGATGAAGGAGACACCCATTCCTCAAGCAAGATCATTGCAGATGAAGTCACCAAATAAAG GGATTATGAGGAAGATTGCAAGAACTTCATCGGCAGAGGGATCAAGAAGCTCGGATAGAGACGATGGAAGTTTATTGATGGACAGACCCAGCCATGAAGCAGAAGAGCTTTTGACCCAACAAACCCAGTACCCAG ATTTTCAAAGACAACCAGAAGTTTCTGCCACCACAATTCATCCCAATTCAACTTTGATGATTTCGCATCCCGATATGGAAGATAAGCCTGGAAAGAGAGATGGTGATGAGA ATCTACAACAAGATGGGATTGCTTCACCACCGTCGTTGAAGCTGGCGATCGGAGATGTTGCAACAGATGGAAAGTCATCATCGGAAGAAAGCTCCGATTCTCCTAAACTTGACACGGCTCGTAGAACTAATCCCGCTCAAGTCCTTCCCCCAATCCGGACACGACTTCCTCCAGTTGATGAGCAGCAAAACCTCACTGAGACTCTCTCCAAGAAGGACGAGGATGTTGGAAGTAAATTGGACGATGCAGGACTACATCAGAAAGATGGAGGAACCTTGAATTTTGAGGAAACATTAGAACATAAAATACATTCACCAGGTGGTTCGTTTGCATCTTCCTCGGAACAAAAGGATGCACCAGATGAGGTGAAGGAATTGGTCAGAGATATTTCATCAATTTCTGATGAGATTTCACCATCACAGAGCGATCTCAGCAACAAAGAATTATCCGTGACCAACAAACCCGAGCTCAAGTCCGAAGACAGCCTGTCGTTGAAAGAGAG CCTGAAGAAGACCAGTGAAGAGCTTTCTTACTCCTCCAACTTCACGGAGAGCGAGAAGAAAGCTGTAGAAGTTGAGCACAAAAAT TTTGATGATATGACTTTTTCTGATGATGATATCTCCGCTGCCCTCCGATGGGGAAAAAATCATCAGCCTAAGCTTGATTCTGATGACGGTGACATTCCTCGAGTGGAAGATCTATCGAAGGAAGACGAAATCGAAGAGTTGATCTCATCAGTGAAGGAGGAGAGAGATGTCTTCGAGCTCTCGGATGAGCAGTTGTCGTTGGATTCAACGGGCAGTCG CAAAACGAATCCGTCGAAGGAAGGAAGCGATGAGTCCTCCTGGTGA
- the LOC143465803 gene encoding uncharacterized protein LOC143465803 isoform X1: MNDSDAGMTAEDLKRRLYQSMRSTGLLRQLQGQLRQSMINELRSSGKRKPLLPGSGQPSDLIAATIKQPTPKMWTQQVMDNLVFHHLKQSRYHYALSLFKDEASVSFYKQELTNELLERLGLQSTDVDVTMETPESSASEDFPQCSSTPNRSKDHLPLLWSIMEKISMLAAGKFVDEKEKKFAAEVEKSPPKTLGEKLRAIDEELKLSSRPQPHNPASTISSYTVAVRKAEECAERRYRSSFEQWKDVELSKMRLEESKKMKDAIDARCKELEGDYQVKRNALLSRERSAVERMNNQRELMEKEMHDQRQSLLRELDQIRAREDILHQRERFINSMEETKLREVESMRDQIHPKPPTLRQEPKQSSVPQGCKKTEGLVFLESDEVKRILLQMEEKIKESDQLRAEVARLKTELSQLKLKEDEESEKVVLRTQLKSLVREVEDLKRRGVEAEKASEVERWRTEIEDLRKARAEQDVHQRQLGEALKEMKKALDDSNKALVYLSQQSSERPRDQPRDFLPLPTKPAPPHRGAVEPIREYEAIQTSSILLHPGLSASNKDPPFLDTSVASAGVRMDVRQRLKDLEAETSNLDEQYQRYLHRNYRDTMQNQSKLRTSRMKETPIPQARSLQMKSPNKGIMRKIARTSSAEGSRSSDRDDGSLLMDRPSHEAEELLTQQTQYPDFQRQPEVSATTIHPNSTLMISHPDMEDKPGKRDGDENLQQDGIASPPSLKLAIGDVATDGKSSSEESSDSPKLDTARRTNPAQVLPPIRTRLPPVDEQQNLTETLSKKDEDVGSKLDDAGLHQKDGGTLNFEETLEHKIHSPGGSFASSSEQKDAPDEVKELVRDISSISDEISPSQSDLSNKELSVTNKPELKSEDSLSLKESLKKTSEELSYSSNFTESEKKAVEVEHKNFDDMTFSDDDISAALRWGKNHQPKLDSDDGDIPRVEDLSKEDEIEELISSVKEERDVFELSDEQLSLDSTGSRKTNPSKEGSDESSW, translated from the exons ATGAACGACTCCGATGCTGGAATGACTGCGGAGGATTTAAAAAGGCGACTTTATCAGTCAATGCGCTCGACTGGTCTCCTAAGACAACTGCAG GGTCAACTCAGGCAAAGCATGATCAATGAGCTTCGAAGCAGTGGGAAGAGGAAACCCCTTCTTCCTGGGTCTGGCCAACCGTCGGACCTTATTGCTGCGACCATAAAACAACCAACAC cAAAAATGTGGACACAACAAGTCATGGACAACCTTGTCTTCCATCATCTTAAGCAGAGCAGATATCATTATGCATTGTCGTTGTTCAAAGATGAAGCCTCAGTGTCGTTTTACAAG CAAGAACTCACAAATGAACTCCTGGAAAGACTTGGACTCCAATCTACTGATGTAGATGTTACGATGGAGACTCCTGAGAGTTCAGCATCAGAGGACTTTCCTCAGTGCTCTTCGACACCAAACAGATCAAAAGATCATCTTCCACTCCTCTGGAGCATCATGGAGAAGATCTCTATGTTGGCTGCTGGGAAGTTTGTTGatgagaaagaaaaaaaatttgcagctGAAGTTGAGAAATCTCCACCTAAAACTCTTG GAGAGAAACTGCGAGCAATTGATGAAGAATTGAAGCTTTCCTCCCGCCCCCAACCTCATAATCCTGCCTCCACGATAAGTTCCTACACAGTGGCGGTTCGCAAGGCTGAGGAATGTGCCGAAAGGAGATATAGGAGCTCGTTTGAGCAGTGGAAGGACGTGGAGCTTAGCAAGATGAGATTGGAAGAGTCGAAGAAGATGAAAGATGCG ATCGATGCGAGATGTAAAGAGCTTGAGGGAGATTATCAAGTCAAGCGGAACGCACTTCTCAGCCGAGAGCGCTCGGCCGTGGAGAGAATGAACAACCAGAGAGAA CTGATGGAGAAAGAAATGCACGACCAGAGACAATCGTTGCTACGGGAACTAGACCAGATTCGAGCACGTGAAGACATTCTGCATCAGCGTGAACGCTTCATTAACAGTATG GAAGAAACAAAGTTACGAGAAGTTGAATCGATGAGAGATCAAATCCACCCCAAACCACCAACCCTCAGACAGGAACCTAAACAAAGTTCTGTTCCTCAAGGTTGCAAGAAGACAGAAG GTTTAGTATTTTTAGAATCAGACGAGGTTAAGAGAATTCTTCTTCAGATGGAAGAGAAGATAAAGGAGTCGGATCAACTTCGAGCAGAAGTTGCGAGGTTAAAG ACTGAACTTTCTCAACTTAAGTTAAAAGAAGATGAAGAATCAGAGAAGGTGGTTCTacgaactcaactaaaaagccTTGTTAG GGAAGTAGAAGATTTGAAAAGACGAGGAGTGGAAGCTGAGAAAGCATCAGAAGTTGAGCGATGG CGGACTGAGATTGAAGATTTGAGAAAGGCCAGGGCAGAACAGGATGTTCATCAGCGCCAGCTAGGGGAAGCATTGAAAGAAATGAAGAAAGCTCTCGATGACAGCAACAAag CTTTAGTCTACTTGAGCCAACAATCATCGGAGCGACCTCGGGACCAACCGAGAGATTTCCTTCCATTGCCCACGAAACCTGCACCACCACACAGAGGAGCTGTCGAGCCAATACGTGAATATGAAGCGATCCAAACCAGCTCCATCCTGCTGCATCCAGGATTATCCGCATCGAATAAAGATCCTCCATTCTTGGACACGTCCGTGGCATCGGCTGGAGTCAGAATGGACGTCAGGCAAAG ACTGAAAGATCTTGAAGCAGAAACAAGCAATTTGGACGAACAATATCAACGATACTTGCACAGGAATTACCGTGACACTATGCAAAACCAGAGTAAATTACGAA CTTCAAGGATGAAGGAGACACCCATTCCTCAAGCAAGATCATTGCAGATGAAGTCACCAAATAAAG GGATTATGAGGAAGATTGCAAGAACTTCATCGGCAGAGGGATCAAGAAGCTCGGATAGAGACGATGGAAGTTTATTGATGGACAGACCCAGCCATGAAGCAGAAGAGCTTTTGACCCAACAAACCCAGTACCCAG ATTTTCAAAGACAACCAGAAGTTTCTGCCACCACAATTCATCCCAATTCAACTTTGATGATTTCGCATCCCGATATGGAAGATAAGCCTGGAAAGAGAGATGGTGATGAGA ATCTACAACAAGATGGGATTGCTTCACCACCGTCGTTGAAGCTGGCGATCGGAGATGTTGCAACAGATGGAAAGTCATCATCGGAAGAAAGCTCCGATTCTCCTAAACTTGACACGGCTCGTAGAACTAATCCCGCTCAAGTCCTTCCCCCAATCCGGACACGACTTCCTCCAGTTGATGAGCAGCAAAACCTCACTGAGACTCTCTCCAAGAAGGACGAGGATGTTGGAAGTAAATTGGACGATGCAGGACTACATCAGAAAGATGGAGGAACCTTGAATTTTGAGGAAACATTAGAACATAAAATACATTCACCAGGTGGTTCGTTTGCATCTTCCTCGGAACAAAAGGATGCACCAGATGAGGTGAAGGAATTGGTCAGAGATATTTCATCAATTTCTGATGAGATTTCACCATCACAGAGCGATCTCAGCAACAAAGAATTATCCGTGACCAACAAACCCGAGCTCAAGTCCGAAGACAGCCTGTCGTTGAAAGAGAG CCTGAAGAAGACCAGTGAAGAGCTTTCTTACTCCTCCAACTTCACGGAGAGCGAGAAGAAAGCTGTAGAAGTTGAGCACAAAAAT TTTGATGATATGACTTTTTCTGATGATGATATCTCCGCTGCCCTCCGATGGGGAAAAAATCATCAGCCTAAGCTTGATTCTGATGACGGTGACATTCCTCGAGTGGAAGATCTATCGAAGGAAGACGAAATCGAAGAGTTGATCTCATCAGTGAAGGAGGAGAGAGATGTCTTCGAGCTCTCGGATGAGCAGTTGTCGTTGGATTCAACGGGCAGTCG CAAAACGAATCCGTCGAAGGAAGGAAGCGATGAGTCCTCCTGGTGA
- the LOC143465803 gene encoding uncharacterized protein LOC143465803 isoform X6: protein METPESSASEDFPQCSSTPNRSKDHLPLLWSIMEKISMLAAGKFVDEKEKKFAAEVEKSPPKTLGEKLRAIDEELKLSSRPQPHNPASTISSYTVAVRKAEECAERRYRSSFEQWKDVELSKMRLEESKKMKDAIDARCKELEGDYQVKRNALLSRERSAVERMNNQRELMEKEMHDQRQSLLRELDQIRAREDILHQRERFINSMEETKLREVESMRDQIHPKPPTLRQEPKQSSVPQGCKKTEGLVFLESDEVKRILLQMEEKIKESDQLRAEVARLKTELSQLKLKEDEESEKVVLRTQLKSLVREVEDLKRRGVEAEKASEVERWRTEIEDLRKARAEQDVHQRQLGEALKEMKKALDDSNKALVYLSQQSSERPRDQPRDFLPLPTKPAPPHRGAVEPIREYEAIQTSSILLHPGLSASNKDPPFLDTSVASAGVRMDVRQRLKDLEAETSNLDEQYQRYLHRNYRDTMQNQSKLRTSRMKETPIPQARSLQMKSPNKGIMRKIARTSSAEGSRSSDRDDGSLLMDRPSHEAEELLTQQTQYPDFQRQPEVSATTIHPNSTLMISHPDMEDKPGKRDGDENLQQDGIASPPSLKLAIGDVATDGKSSSEESSDSPKLDTARRTNPAQVLPPIRTRLPPVDEQQNLTETLSKKDEDVGSKLDDAGLHQKDGGTLNFEETLEHKIHSPGGSFASSSEQKDAPDEVKELVRDISSISDEISPSQSDLSNKELSVTNKPELKSEDSLSLKESLKKTSEELSYSSNFTESEKKAVEVEHKNFDDMTFSDDDISAALRWGKNHQPKLDSDDGDIPRVEDLSKEDEIEELISSVKEERDVFELSDEQLSLDSTGSRKTNPSKEGSDESSW, encoded by the exons ATGGAGACTCCTGAGAGTTCAGCATCAGAGGACTTTCCTCAGTGCTCTTCGACACCAAACAGATCAAAAGATCATCTTCCACTCCTCTGGAGCATCATGGAGAAGATCTCTATGTTGGCTGCTGGGAAGTTTGTTGatgagaaagaaaaaaaatttgcagctGAAGTTGAGAAATCTCCACCTAAAACTCTTG GAGAGAAACTGCGAGCAATTGATGAAGAATTGAAGCTTTCCTCCCGCCCCCAACCTCATAATCCTGCCTCCACGATAAGTTCCTACACAGTGGCGGTTCGCAAGGCTGAGGAATGTGCCGAAAGGAGATATAGGAGCTCGTTTGAGCAGTGGAAGGACGTGGAGCTTAGCAAGATGAGATTGGAAGAGTCGAAGAAGATGAAAGATGCG ATCGATGCGAGATGTAAAGAGCTTGAGGGAGATTATCAAGTCAAGCGGAACGCACTTCTCAGCCGAGAGCGCTCGGCCGTGGAGAGAATGAACAACCAGAGAGAA CTGATGGAGAAAGAAATGCACGACCAGAGACAATCGTTGCTACGGGAACTAGACCAGATTCGAGCACGTGAAGACATTCTGCATCAGCGTGAACGCTTCATTAACAGTATG GAAGAAACAAAGTTACGAGAAGTTGAATCGATGAGAGATCAAATCCACCCCAAACCACCAACCCTCAGACAGGAACCTAAACAAAGTTCTGTTCCTCAAGGTTGCAAGAAGACAGAAG GTTTAGTATTTTTAGAATCAGACGAGGTTAAGAGAATTCTTCTTCAGATGGAAGAGAAGATAAAGGAGTCGGATCAACTTCGAGCAGAAGTTGCGAGGTTAAAG ACTGAACTTTCTCAACTTAAGTTAAAAGAAGATGAAGAATCAGAGAAGGTGGTTCTacgaactcaactaaaaagccTTGTTAG GGAAGTAGAAGATTTGAAAAGACGAGGAGTGGAAGCTGAGAAAGCATCAGAAGTTGAGCGATGG CGGACTGAGATTGAAGATTTGAGAAAGGCCAGGGCAGAACAGGATGTTCATCAGCGCCAGCTAGGGGAAGCATTGAAAGAAATGAAGAAAGCTCTCGATGACAGCAACAAag CTTTAGTCTACTTGAGCCAACAATCATCGGAGCGACCTCGGGACCAACCGAGAGATTTCCTTCCATTGCCCACGAAACCTGCACCACCACACAGAGGAGCTGTCGAGCCAATACGTGAATATGAAGCGATCCAAACCAGCTCCATCCTGCTGCATCCAGGATTATCCGCATCGAATAAAGATCCTCCATTCTTGGACACGTCCGTGGCATCGGCTGGAGTCAGAATGGACGTCAGGCAAAG ACTGAAAGATCTTGAAGCAGAAACAAGCAATTTGGACGAACAATATCAACGATACTTGCACAGGAATTACCGTGACACTATGCAAAACCAGAGTAAATTACGAA CTTCAAGGATGAAGGAGACACCCATTCCTCAAGCAAGATCATTGCAGATGAAGTCACCAAATAAAG GGATTATGAGGAAGATTGCAAGAACTTCATCGGCAGAGGGATCAAGAAGCTCGGATAGAGACGATGGAAGTTTATTGATGGACAGACCCAGCCATGAAGCAGAAGAGCTTTTGACCCAACAAACCCAGTACCCAG ATTTTCAAAGACAACCAGAAGTTTCTGCCACCACAATTCATCCCAATTCAACTTTGATGATTTCGCATCCCGATATGGAAGATAAGCCTGGAAAGAGAGATGGTGATGAGA ATCTACAACAAGATGGGATTGCTTCACCACCGTCGTTGAAGCTGGCGATCGGAGATGTTGCAACAGATGGAAAGTCATCATCGGAAGAAAGCTCCGATTCTCCTAAACTTGACACGGCTCGTAGAACTAATCCCGCTCAAGTCCTTCCCCCAATCCGGACACGACTTCCTCCAGTTGATGAGCAGCAAAACCTCACTGAGACTCTCTCCAAGAAGGACGAGGATGTTGGAAGTAAATTGGACGATGCAGGACTACATCAGAAAGATGGAGGAACCTTGAATTTTGAGGAAACATTAGAACATAAAATACATTCACCAGGTGGTTCGTTTGCATCTTCCTCGGAACAAAAGGATGCACCAGATGAGGTGAAGGAATTGGTCAGAGATATTTCATCAATTTCTGATGAGATTTCACCATCACAGAGCGATCTCAGCAACAAAGAATTATCCGTGACCAACAAACCCGAGCTCAAGTCCGAAGACAGCCTGTCGTTGAAAGAGAG CCTGAAGAAGACCAGTGAAGAGCTTTCTTACTCCTCCAACTTCACGGAGAGCGAGAAGAAAGCTGTAGAAGTTGAGCACAAAAAT TTTGATGATATGACTTTTTCTGATGATGATATCTCCGCTGCCCTCCGATGGGGAAAAAATCATCAGCCTAAGCTTGATTCTGATGACGGTGACATTCCTCGAGTGGAAGATCTATCGAAGGAAGACGAAATCGAAGAGTTGATCTCATCAGTGAAGGAGGAGAGAGATGTCTTCGAGCTCTCGGATGAGCAGTTGTCGTTGGATTCAACGGGCAGTCG CAAAACGAATCCGTCGAAGGAAGGAAGCGATGAGTCCTCCTGGTGA